The Arachis hypogaea cultivar Tifrunner unplaced genomic scaffold, arahy.Tifrunner.gnm2.J5K5 arahy.Tifrunner.gnm2.scaffold_36, whole genome shotgun sequence region aaagaaagaagaactcatcttctttcttttttgattACCTTCCTCGCGTATGTATAAGACCGAATCCATTcgatttagaattttcaaaaggATTACTATACTAATCCTTAACTTTTCGAGGAATCCTTCATCAGTGGTTGTGAATGACCGATTTTTCTCAATCTTTATGACTTGCTCCTACGGAACCGAGGTCGAAAAGATTGAGAAATAGAACCATCTGATTTGATTCGTTCTCAATAGCCACGAGATGATCATCTTAGGGTGATCCTTTTGTCGACGGATGCTCCTATTATACTCGTAGTCTCTGAAGGATGAGAACCGACTATGTATGTAGCACCTACATcgagaatttaagtattgtatacGTCATTAGTCCGATCCTTTGTAGGAACTACCCGTAATAACGAACTTGCAAAATGAATCTGTTTATCATAAAGGGATTCGTTGTTCCTGACTCTGCTTCACCTTAATTGTTATTTGAACAAGTAAAGTTATGTCTTGGTCCGAGTGGGAATAGCATTTCTCTTCTGCATGTCCATGgagttttgaaaaatccaaacatCTCAGAAATAGATAGAGAGGTAGGAATTTATCGAACGAACCGCACTCCTTCGTATACGTCAGGAGTCCATTGATGAGAAGGGGCTGGGGAAAGCTTGAACCCAATTCCTACAGTGATGAATATAAGCGCAATTGAGATTCCTGGGGAGTTATACATTTGTGTATTGATAAGACCATTCACTATTTCTTGAAGCTCGATCTCTCCCCCGGATGAACCATAGAGCCAAGAGAAACCATGAACCAGAATAGAAGAGCTTGCCCCACCCATGAGTAAATATTTCGTAGTAGCCTCATTAGACCGTACATCTTTCTTGGTATATCCAGAAAGTAGATAGGAGCATAGACTGAAACATTCTGGAGCTACAAAGATAGTTATTAAATCGTTAGCGCCGCATAAAAACATTCCTCCTAGAGTAGCTGTTAATACGAATAACAGAAACTCTGTTAGAGCCATTTCTGTACATTCGATGTACTCTACGGATAGAGGAATACATAGAGTTGAACATAGTAAAATAAGAAATTGAAAGATTTCGTTGAAATTGTTCGTTTGGAAATTTCCGGAAAAGCTAATCATAGGTTCTTCTCCCCATCGGAACAATAGGGCCGTTATGCTCATTACTAAACTTGTTGAAGAGATCAAATAGAACCAAGATAGATCTTTTTGATCAGAGGTTGAATCGATCATCAGAAGAAGAATTAGGCCAAAAATTAGGATACATTCTGGGAAAATAAGACTTCCATCGAAGAGAAGCAAATGAAAGGCTTTCATAAAAATTCTCGTAGAATCGAGAATGAAGTTTTCATTCTGTACATGTCAGATCATGAATTAGTAACTGCATCCAATCTCCAAAAAATCCCAATTGTttcgaattttctcttttttttggaaTGGAATATTTACAGAATCCCCATGAATAGGACCAAACCTTATTCCATGGTATTTACATAAGATTCctctttcttattcttcttattcTTAAGCAAGTCCCCGAGAGGGCTTAGTTGATCCATGATTTATGTTTCGTCTTTCGTTTCCTTTTCGTTTGTTTCGAGAGATATATTGATCACTTCCGATTCTTTTTCCATTGATTCTTTTCCGATCGAGATGTATGGATCCATGGGTCTATGTGTCTATATAGATCCTATTCATGGATTAACGTCATGGATTAACGAAAATGTGCAAAAGCTCTATTTGCCTCTGCCATTCTATGAGTCTCTTCCTTTTTGCGTATGGCATCGCCACTCCCTTTTGCAGCATCCACTAATTCGGAACTTAATTTGAAAGCCATATTTCGACCCGGACGTTTTCGGGATGCCCCTAATAACCAACGAATGGCAAGTGCTTTTCCTTGTGTGGATCCTATTTCAATGGGAACTTGATGAGTAGATCCGCCTACACGTCTTGCTTTTACTGCTATATCGGGAGTTACTCCACGTATTGCTTGACGTAAAACAGATAGTGGATTTGTTTCTgtcttttgttgaatctttttcaTAGCtcgataaataatttgataagcCAATGATTTTTTTCCGTGTTTCAGAATACGGTTAACCAACATGTTAACTAATCGATTACGATAAATTGGATCGGATTTTGCGGTTTTTTCTTCTACAGTACCTCGCCGTGACATGAGCGTGAAAGGGATAATctgtttttttttataacttcTAAGGGCTAAAATGATTTATTTTGGCTTTTTGGCCCCATATTGTAGGGTGGATCTCGAAAGATATGAAAGATCTCCCCCCAAGCCGTACATA contains the following coding sequences:
- the LOC114927091 gene encoding small ribosomal subunit protein uS7cz/uS7cy, which translates into the protein MSRRGTVEEKTAKSDPIYRNRLVNMLVNRILKHGKKSLAYQIIYRAMKKIQQKTETNPLSVLRQAIRGVTPDIAVKARRVGGSTHQVPIEIGSTQGKALAIRWLLGASRKRPGRNMAFKLSSELVDAAKGSGDAIRKKEETHRMAEANRAFAHFR